The sequence tacacagaatataaacacggttatctgtGGACacttatgtcttgaatttctcagtcgtggtCCGTCGgcctacaggtaaacatgttctgcataagtggaaatacgtcgttattacacgctacattctttccaccattggatttgtctgatggtgattgggaattggcgttgataaatttaaccacatacaactcaattccaaatgtcgaagagggaattAACAACACATTTACAGTCGAACCAAAGAGACCACAAAGACCGAATAAGTTGACACTAGCGACAGGATCGTatgaagtggatgatatcgctaAACACTTGAGCGATGAACTgaaagacaaaagcaaaatagatttacttatgcgtccgaataacaatacgttaaaatgcgaacttaaatgcagtgcTGCGATCGATCTGACCTCTACGGATAGTATGGCACCGCTGTTGGGGTTCGAGAGAACTAAACTTtcggcgaatatatggcacgagtcatcaAAGCCGgtcgccattaacaacgtgaacaccgtacaggtcgaatgcaaccttatacgaggctcctatacgaacggatcagagggacacgtattgcacgaattcacgcttaccgtaccgcctggtttcaaaataatcgaatcaccgaagaatataatctatctaccggtgaatacgaagagcttagacgaGATCGTTATAAAGTTTACCGATGAAGACGGAAAACCGATAAATTTCCGCGGTGAAATAATTACGGTGAGATTGCATCTACAAAGGAAAATCAATaaatggggttaatatacaatagcGGTGGTACTAGTATCGAAACGACACGCAAATCGATCAGTCGACGagcaaacaccaaagcgttaacatcacGTAACGTattgtttcttcaaaaacttGGTTTCACAGTTTTGGTGAATCGTAATGGcaggagcgaatatgttggacgtcggtgaaagtgtttcgttcgacaacacgatcacacagtatgaatatcatacccatctaccgtacgcttcgtcaacctacaacaacaacgatgaaatccggattccgatacaccaacaagatgtgtacacgttaccgcataaaagctatttgatggtcgaaggtgcgttaactactaaagcaggcgataaaaGGGCAACGGAATCGActttaacaaacaacgcgataccgtttctcttcgaggAGATACGATGCGAGATAAACGGCGcggaaatgtgtcgcgtacaaaagttagggataacgacaacgataaagaatattctttccttgcgtaaaagcgaagaaaatattttggaaaatttcgggtggaagttcaaagctacggataagttcgatttagatgaaaccactggaagattttgtttctacgtaccgctgcgtatgctgatgggtttcgccgaagactacaaacacataatattgaacgtcaaacaagaattggtcttgcttagatcttccagcgatgtgaacgcattagtgtcttccaaagaggcacctgattccaagttgaaagtgactaagatagcgtggaaaattccgtatgttcacgttgccgatacgatgcgattgcaattgttgaaggtcgtagaacgagatagaccgttagcgattgcttttcgtacatggcagatccacgaatatctGGCTCTAccacaaacatacattcatggacggtaaaaacatgtgcgcaaacggagaaaccgagatacgtgatattcggtttacagacggacagaaaggataaagctacaaaataTTGACACTCTTCGATATGTGTgagttggtaaacgttcgtctgtatttgaattcgcagtactatccgtacgacaatctacagggaggtgtgaatatgatgtatgaaatgttcgccagctttcggtccgcCTATTATAACAAACCGGAGGACGAATGTCTcgcttacagtttggcggatttcaaggccagtgtaccgttaattgttatcgactgttcccgtcagaacgaatcgcttaaaacgggaacagtagatgtacgtatcgatttcgataccaaaaacaatataccagccaatacgactgcctactgtctcattatacatgatagcatcgtcacatACACTCCGCTCACTAGAATAGTGAAAAAGCTTATGTAATGCGGGAGGTATTTAAAAATCGATCAATTAGACGGAGGGGATGGACTGGGAAAGgaaggtaaaaagcaaatattagctaCGTGGCGATGGTTTACGAAATGGTTGATaacatttagtatatttaaaacaggtATAGCAGTTGGTATAATTGTAACACTATTATTGGGTGACTCTTCAcatgaatcttgtacaacgatcaaaccgatacggtgtagagtTACTTTTTCTTCACAATCACCGGTTAACATATcgttagtatggtgtaattcatcgtctgtggaggtgttgcccattttttacaacgctaccgtatcaccaccatcatcttcaaaaaacctgtctgctgacgtagttagcaacatcactacatcgttaccttcagcgaagacaacAGTATTACCAAAAGTAAATACCAACAAAACCACATCGAAGAAGAAGGCCATAGTGAATGTAACGACATCAGtattaccaaaggtaaacatcAACAAAACCACACTGAAGAAGAAAACCATAGTGAATGTAAcgacatcattaccttcagcgaggaCAACAGTGTTACCGAATGTAATCGCTACCAACatctcattacctaacataacgttacatgaacatgatgatgactatgatggtcctctaaaAGAGGATGAAGAAGACGAGGTGGTGGGGATAACCCCCTCCACTTCCACACTGACATAGAAAAAAAGACGGTTACGATAGACGATGCAGAACGTCAGTTGAGTGTCAGTCATGGAGGGAGGAGGAGTGTCGAGTTCATCAGACGATCAGCAGTTGTTACCGATCGTTGAAGAGACATTACATAACGATATTGAAGATCAGTCTTCattagttaataagaaaaaaaagaaaacatctacgAAGCCGTCAAAAAAGAACAGCGgtgaacagaagaaaaagaaaccgCGTAATAAGCCGTACGAACGACCGTCGACGAGTGAAAACACTAAAAGGTCAAAAAAAATACCTAGCAGTAAGAAGACGATACTGTCAAAGAGGAGTGACGAAAAACAAGAAGAGAAGAGGTCGTGCGTACCACCATTGCTCTTAAATAAGGACGAATTAGCCAAACACGGTATTTACTGTTCCTTTGATGACGTATACGAATCTTTATACGATCGCACACAGTAAATATTTGGTGTGTTTAAAGGGGAGGGGTGCATCCCCACCTCAATTGTAAGTACACCTTAATAAACGTCTAAAGAACATACGTCAATCCTCATACGCAAGTGAGTTGTCGTCATGGacggagttatcgagtatcacggctttcttgGTAAACGCGGAGAGTTTATAAACAAAGAACTCGCTGTTGTCGGAGAAGAATGCTATATGCttcttcactttcgatcaccgtaTCCAAAGTCTGAGTTACCATCTTAATACAAACGGATGGCTGGATGGTTGGagagaaattttcacaaaatcaattGGGATTACGGTGAGGCAGTATACAGTGatgatatcatgaaggcgttttGTTCACAATTCGGTACGATATACACTAAAGGACTGGAGAAAGCAGATTTCTTACGTCGATTTCACTCCGACGTACGTGAGATACCGGAAAACGCACCAAAACCTAAACGTAGTTACATAGTAAATTGTCCATACCACAACCTCCATGCTGGTGGAAAATGTGCGTTGCATACGGGTTGTTTCTACATGCAGTGGTTGAAGTACTCGAATAAGTCGTTGGATCTGGCGAGAGAGGCCGATCGTCTGCGTACTTTTGAACATACAGACGCTAAAAATAAAGACGAGCTGGCTAAAAACGATTATTACTACTATTTCGATGACATGCACATCAAATGTTGTTGGTGCAGCGAAACGATTGACTCGTCTCAACACTTGGTGCGATGTCGAAACTGCATAAAAGAAAACGTTCCTCTTTCGTTCGAATCAATTGTTCCACGAAGAAAGAACAATCTGTCGTAATGTTTGTGAcagaaactacataaaaaaaataaaaaaatacaaaaaatcgagtgttttatagtaggcctatcggggagagatttcactcgtgtaaaaaaaaatctcaacgcgccacgggtactacctcctgggtggtgtggaaatgtaaCCGACGAAGACAATGCGGTAGATGTATAGAGAGTTTAAAAGGCACTTAATACTTAATTCCATTAACAGTTCAACGATGGATGTAGATATATCCGCTTCGGTTTGGGTGGTTAGATTTTTTCCACGTCGTTGTGTAAGATCGTTGCGACATCTGACGAAACTTACATCTACAGCGTTTCCGCACGCTACAAGTATAAGTGTGGACGTTGATCGattcaatacggttagagtgcATTTCAGCTACGCAGCCACATACGCTGAACTTCACAACGGATTACAGGAATATTTAGACAGCTTAAAAATCGATACTGTAGACGGtttgtgtagacattatattcactATTGCAACGATGAAAACGTTTACCGATTCGGTTAACGAATTGCGATTTATTGCATCgcatatttgtaaatatagttttatgatGCTTGTCGCTCACTGTGTTCACTGTTGTGGTGAAATAATACATACCGtcgattgtaagaaatttggTTACAGCGGACGTGGACTACCGAAATACCTTTGCTCCTGTgaaatgattattgaaaacgcAAAAAGGATGTACACAATGGTACACGATAATGAATATTAGCTGTTATGGAAGAATCAATTAGCTTGTTCAGTCATCGATGATAGCGGTCTATATCGGTTGTTTTGTAAAATTGCCGACAAGAGTAATGCGGATGACAAAAGTATGTATACGGTACCGTCATCGTCGTCAACCGATCAGTCGAGTGTAAACTCTGCGAGTGTGAGGATGGATGCCATATCGTTTGTTAACGCTTTCAACGATGACGTTTGTTTTCTCAAGGAACTACCGTGGAAACGACTGACTGATCTTCGCACTGGTGTAGACTACGTAATATTGGATATGAGAAAGGTATTTACATCTTTATCTGAGTATCGTATTTGTGCCATATTATACGACACCGTTGCAAACGAATTGGGTtgctttcaaatatatttacCGACCagatatacaaacagatttaccgatGATGAGATGTCTGTTGTAAGACGACATTCGATGAAGTTAACATATTACGGAAAGAAAGACGATGGTTTGACTGAAGACTTAAAAGTAAGTTTGTAACATCTGACAGTTgagagtgttttgtaggcctaacggggagagatttcactcgaaaaaaaatctcaacgcgccgcaGTTgctgctacctcttgggtggtgtggaaatgcaactaaattacaaaacaaaaaatatttttgtaactatgatCTGGTGTAATAGCTTTTTTTACATCGTGTCAGTTGAATGCAGGTTCAAACTTGTTCGTTTCCTGTTCAACGgttatttattacatcagttcACAGAATAGCAgatgtgataaaaaaacataattatttattgcgttgTTGATAAGCAGGTTCAGACTTGTTCGTTTGCGGTTTAACGGCAAAAACCGTTATTTATTGCATCTGTTCTTAGAATAGCCGAtgtggtaattgataaaaaaaataattaattactgcgTTGTTTCTTGGAAGACCGGATGCGAGTTGTTGATAAGCAGGTTCATACTTGTTCGTTTGCGGTTTAACGGAAAGAAAAAACGTTATTTATTGCAGATgtggtaaaaaaaacataattatttattgcgttgTTTCTTGGAACACCGGATGCGGGATGATGATAAACAGGTTCAGACTTGTTCATTTGCGGTTGGTTGAGGGGGGGAATGTTTGTCATCTAGTGAGTATAAATAGCGGTTCCTAAACAGCATAAGGATCATTCTAACGCTGACTACTGGTACATCATGACAGACGGTACATCGACAAGAAAAGCTTTCGTTGAACGGTTAAATACCAAAACCGTTCGTCTAACCGAAACTAAAACTGTGGCTGCGATGACGGTTGGTAAACCGTATGAAATATTAGCGCTGAAGACCGGAGACACAAAATATAGTAAAAGTATTGTGTGTACTGTAAAAGGTAGCAGCGAAGAGGAACCGTTTAATGTATTCCTACCGAAGCGGTTCTCATCGACTATTGAAGAGGGTGAGTTCCAGTCGATAATAGAAGAGAAACTGACACTAGTATTTAAGGGTCGGGTCGGAAATGCGTACGATGTAATATTCGACTAGACTtggaggtattaaaaaaatagtccttttcaggactacaacacattacacattcaacacaatcttacacatatatacacaaaacaaaaaacactttaaacccccattcaataaaaaactgtaactaaccattgttttttttaaaaacgttttcttttaaagaaaacaagaaagaaaacgatatttagttacgtttattgaatgcagtggttccaaggcccgcgacatgatgtggtaatagatttatctactatcggattatgttgcaaatggtgaggagagtgtttaaatatttttttatttatacaacttatgtatgcgaatcatttttttcttgttacttcGTGGTATTTCTTTACAAGACATATCATGAAGATACTTTTTGTAGATGAGTGTTTtttaggcctactggggagagatatcactctaaaaaattCTCAACGCGGcacggttgctacctcttgggtggtgtggaaatgcaacaataatattatcattatttttttcaaactaataattttttttgtttgcagacTTACTAATAGACTACCGTACTGCGCACCAGGTGTGACATCACAAGATGGCGGTTGAACCACCGCCCGCCGCTGTTGTCGTCgacttatatacaacttatttcgCTCTCTGACCAGGGGAGCCGCTGCAGCCGAATGGTCTAAGgcgtcagtcagtcagtcagtcgcgtcccgCCGTGTCTAGGTTCAATCCCTAGCCgacctggtttttttttcactttaaatattatttatttatttaattcaaaggttggtaccgctgttGTGTGTAGCGGtatgtttgaaataatattcaaactGAATTAACATTACCAACGTTGGctaccctgtggaatttcaaacttCCCGCAAAGGGAAAcgggaaattcccacagggagaaaagggaaaaaccAACATGGCGGACGCGACACTAACGCTCCCCGCGGGAGGGCTTGGCACTTGTGACGCCGCCCTCCTATTTATACACTACTCGAACCTACGACGATGCACTCGCgtttattttgtactgaaataGTAGATTTTACAAAACCAAATTCTATCCGTACTGTTTTGGGATTTGATGAAATGGTCCTACCAGCAAACTTCTGGCATACATCTCAGAAACCTGTTagtatttcatttgtaaatgcGATACGTATAAGTTGTAACATCGCCCGCGGTTCATTTGTAGGCGGAGAAGAAGGTCATATCATTCACGAATTCTATCCCAGAGTTGGACGGGGATATAAGATAATTGAAGTACCGCACAGAGTCATTTATCTTCCGGTCAACACCAAGTCTATACGGAATATAACTGTGCACGTTTATAATCAAAATTCAGAACTGATAAGTTTCGGTGGTGAAGAAGTAACGGTGAGACTGCATTTAAGACGAAGAAACGATGGTGCTGATTTTCGTTGATAAAGCGGAATATAGATTCCCTCTTATAGTCCCGTTAACGACTAGTCAACCTGCGAAGCTTAAACGGTTGACACGAGAAAACGTACGATTTCTGGAATCTTTAGGTTTTAAAGTATTACAACAATGAGCGGACAGATAATAGACGTTGATACTGCGAACGCGGTATTTGATGAAACCATTACGGGTAAAGAATTTCATACTCACTATCCTTATGCGTCAACTACGTTTAATAATAGTGATGAAATAAGAATTCCTGTCCAGCAACAGGATGTATACACTCTTCCGTGCGAAAGTTATTTACTCATCAACGGAACGTATAGTGATGCTAATGGAGCTTCAGATTCAACACTAAAACTATGCAACAATTTTGGCGCGTTTCTTTTCGATGAAATTCGTTATGAAATTGCAGGACAGGAGGTGGATAGGGTGAGAAATGTGGGGATAACTTCAACGATGAAAAATGCTCTATCACTGAGAAACTTCGAAAAAGATTCAATTTTCATGCATGGTTGGTCATCGGACGGCGTTGAAGATATCCAACCGGTCAACGGTGTATATATCGATGGTGATTCGGCAAAGTTTAAGGTATTACTTCCGCTGAAGATGCTCTTGGGCttttttgaagattataataAGATACTGCTAAACGTTAAACAGGAACTCATTCTGCTTCGGGCTTCCACTAATAATAATGCTGTTGTCGTTCCAGCTGGAAAAACATTTACCTTCGGAATAACGAAAATTACTTGGAAAATACCATATGTTAACGTATCGGATGAAAAACGGTTATCACTTCTTAGACTGGTAGATAGGGATGAACCGATTTCGATGATGTTCCGAAAGTGGAACTTGTACGAATACCCAACTCTACCTATCAGTAAAGATGTAATTTGGACAGTTAAAACAACAACGCAGGTGGAAAAAGCTCATTATGTTATCATTGGATTTCAAACATCG comes from Lycorma delicatula isolate Av1 chromosome 3, ASM4794821v1, whole genome shotgun sequence and encodes:
- the LOC142320802 gene encoding uncharacterized protein LOC142320802, which codes for MSGQIIDVDTANAVFDETITGKEFHTHYPYASTTFNNSDEIRIPVQQQDVYTLPCESYLLINGTYSDANGASDSTLKLCNNFGAFLFDEIRYEIAGQEVDRVRNVGITSTMKNALSLRNFEKDSIFMHGWSSDGVEDIQPVNGVYIDGDSAKFKVLLPLKMLLGFFEDYNKILLNVKQELILLRASTNNNAVVVPAGKTFTFGITKITWKIPYVNVSDEKRLSLLRLVDRDEPISMMFRKWNLYEYPTLPISKDVIWTVKTTTQVEKAHYVIIGFQTSRKGDATKRASNFDTISLNNIRLYLNSVYYPYEHIQGDSIILYEMFKSFYRSYYNRNSAAALITPSKYYAMPLIFIDCSKQNDTLKTGAVDIKIEIQTSTNIPDNTTAYCLMISDCIMQYPPLTGTVKNVS